The Phragmites australis chromosome 15, lpPhrAust1.1, whole genome shotgun sequence genome window below encodes:
- the LOC133892371 gene encoding ultraviolet-B receptor UVR8-like, producing the protein MTGEKAPRAFSIEELPGHLIGEVLTSGRLTAADLARLEATCRALRPLAEYAASKLCAARVAFAAVGPAARGELLERCGGSWKKVLRFLQSVEQSSGTVETSSGNMQVATGRYHTLLVHDSSVYSCGSSLCGVLGHGPDTTQCAAFSRVSFPSLSRVINISASHNHAAFVTESGEVFTCGDNSSLCCGHGEVGRTIFRPTQVEALKGISCKQVATGLSFTVILTRDGQVYTCGSNTHGQLGHGDTIDRATPKIVELFEGLAPVVQIAAGASYTFAVTDDGTVHSFGSCTNFCLGHGDQHDELLPRAIQSFKRRNIHVVRVSAGDEHAVALDALGYVYTWGRGYCGALGHGDENDKTSPELITSLKGQVAVQVCARKRKTFVLTDEGSVFAFGWMGFGSLGFPDRGSSDKVMRPRVLESLRDHYVSQISTGLYHTVAVTNKGIVFGFGDNERAQLGQEYIRGCLKPTEIMFQKSMEDIAIAAPSG; encoded by the exons ATGACGGGGGAGAAGGCGCCGCGCGCGTTCTCCATCGAGGAGCTGCCGGGTCACCTCATCGGGGAGGTCCTGACCTCCGGCCGCCTCACCGCTGCTGACCTAGCCAGGCTCGAGGCCACCTGCCGCGCGCTCAGGCCGCTCGCCGAGTACGCCGCATCAAAGCTCTGCGCGGCGCGGGTGGCGTTCGCGGCCGTGGGGCCCGCGGCAAGGGGGGAGCTACTGGAGAGGTGTGGGGGCAGCTGGAAGAAGGTGCTCAGGTTCCTGCAGTCCGTCGAGCAGTCGTCGGGCACCGTCGAGACCTCCTCCGGCAAC ATGCAAGTAGCCACAGGAAGATATCACACACTTTTGGTCCATGACTCTTCTGTCTATTCTTGTGGGTCCAGCTTGTGTGGTGTGCTAGGTCATGGCCCAGATACTACTCAGTGCGCGGCATTCAGTCGTGTTTCCTTCCCATCACTTTCCCGTGTTATCAACATTTCTGCCTCACACAACCATGCTGCATTTGTTACGGAGTCTGGGGAG GTGTTCACTTGTGGTGATAATTCATCATTATGCTGTGGTCATGGTGAAGTGGGGAGAACTATTTTTCGACCAACGCAAGTAGAAGCACTTAAAGGAATTTCTTGCAAGCAG GTTGCTACTGGTCTAAGTTTTACTGTGATTCTTACAAGGGATGGACAAGTGTATACGTGTGGAAGTAATACGCATGGCCAACTTGGTCATGGTGACACTATAGACAGGGCCACTCCAAAGATTGTTGAATTATTTGAAGGCCTCGCTCCGGTGGTCCAGATTGCAGCCGGTGCAAGCTACACATTTGCTGTAACAGATGATGGAACAGTTCATTCCTTTGGGTCTTGCACTAATTTCTGCCTTGGACACGGGGATcagcatgatgaacttcttccACGGGCCATCCAATCATTTAAGAGGAGGAACATTCATGTAGTTCGTGTTTCTGCTGGAGATGAGCATGCTGTGGCTCTTGATGCACTGGGATAC GTTTATACATGGGGCAGAGGTTACTGTGGAGCCTTAGGTCATGGTGATGAGAACGACAAAACTAGCCCAGAATTGATCACCAGTCTGAAGGGTCAAGTTGCTGTGCAG GTATGCGCAAGGAAGAGAAAGACCTTTGTTCTCACTGACGAGGGCTCAGTTTTTGCATTTGGATGGATGGGCTTTGGGAGTTTAGGGTTTCCTGACCGAGGATCATCTGACAAAGTAATGAGGCCTCGTGTTCTCGAGAGTCTGCGGGATCACTATGTCTCCCAAATAAGCACTGGATTGTACCACACTGTTGCAGTGACAAATAAAGGCATCGTATTTGGGTTTGGAGACAATGAGCGAGCACAACTTGGGCAAGAGTACATTCGTGGATGCTTAAAACCTACCGAGATAATGTTCCAGAAGAGCATGGAAGATATAGCAATTGCGGCACCTAGCGGTTAA